The Actinomycetota bacterium genomic interval TCCTCGGACTGCTCCCCGGCGCGGACGGCGACAAGGCGATCGTCGTCCCCGGGACGCCGGGAAGCGCGGCGCGCGGCGGCGCGGCCCCCGCGAGTGTCGGGGCCACCGTCGTGGTCCCGGGCGTGGTGGGCCTCGACATCGCGAAGGCCGGGACCGCGTTGCGCGCCGCCGGGCTCGCGATCGGCGAGACGATCTACGCGCGCGCCGAGGGCAAGGCGGCCGGCACCGTGCTCGAGCAGTCGCCGGCCGGCGGCGAGGTGGCGGCGGCCGGCTCTGCGGTCAGCGTGATCGTTGTGCTCGCGGAGGGGGCGAACCCGAACGCGACGTCACCGCCTGCCGCCAAGAAGCCCTCCGCCGGCTACACGCTGGTGCCGCTCACTCCGGCCACCCCGGCGGGTGACTCGCCGAATGCCCCGACCGCCGCGTTCACCATGGCCGACACGGTGTGGTTCACCGACGTCGCGCACTGGCGGCTCGTGCTCGACGCGGGCGCGTCGACCGATGACGGCACCATTACGACCTACACCTGGACGGTCAGCTACGGGACCACCGAGGAGACCCTGTCCGGCAAGACCGTGGACAAGACGTGGGACGGCAGCTCGGGCGGTGACGTCCTGCCGGTGTGGGTGCGCCTCACCGTGACCGACGACACGGGCCTGACCGGCACCGTGACGAAGAACTGCGACTTCTCGGACTGAGCCGGCGCTTCGGCGCGCGCGCCGCGCCTAGTTCTGCGACGCCATCCACGCCAAGCGCGGCGCCTCCGGGACCGGGCCGGTCCCGCCGCACACGAAGCCCCACTGCATGGCTGCCTCGAACGGCGCGCTCGTGATCAGCGCGTTCGTCTCGGCGTTCATCGTCGTGGCGCCGTTACCGGTCAGCAGCAGCGGGCTCGCCTTCCTGCCCAGCATGGGTCCCGCAGCGAGCGCGTCGGGGATGGACGCCGCGACGCCGGGCTGCGAGTAGCCGAGCCACGCGTTGCTCTGCGCGCGCTGCGCGATCGCGACCGCAGTTCCGTAGCGCGACGTGCCCGCAAGCCGGTTACCCGGGGGCACGCCGAGCGCGATGCGCGTGGCGTCGGACACCGCGGCCGTGCCACCCGCCAGGTACCGGGTGCTCAGCGACAGCGCCGTCATCACGGCCGTCGTGGTCGCCGGCACGCTGTCCCGCGCCGTGAGCAGGATCGGGTAATGCCGCGCGTACGCGATCGGCGACAGCGCGAGCGCGTCCCAGTACTTCGTGGCGTCCGCGCCGTTCGCGATGAGCGCGGTCGTCGGGAACGCCCCACCGAGCTTGGTCTTCATCCAGCGCGCCACCATGGCGGCGGTCTCGTAGCGTGTGCCTCCGGCGCACCGGTCGACGGATCCCACGGTGGGGATGTCGCCCAGGTCCCCGGCCACGCTCGCCGACACCGCGCCGGTCCCGCCCACGATATGGATCTTCACGCCGTCCGGCATCACGCCGATCGCGTTCGATACGACCGAGGGGACGGAGTCCTTCCGCACGAGCAGGAGCGGGGCGTTGTAGGCCCCGGCGAGCCCGGATGCGGACAGCGCGTCCACGACCGCAGCATCCTCGCCGCTCGCGACGATGACGTCGGTCACGTTCTTCCACGAGCCCCACAGGTCGGGCGGGAACGACTCCTTGGCCATCTGGACCGCCGTGTCGTAGCGGCTCGCACCCGACTCGCGCACGACGTCGTGGTAGACGCTCGCGAGGTGCCGGAGCGGGATCGTCACCGTCGTCGTGGTGTTCTCGGCGAGGTGCACGTCGCAGTCGCCCCACGAGTTCGTCCACGGGCGCGGGGGGTTGGTCTCGAACGCGGTGTCGTTGTCGAAGCCGTAGAGCCGGTACAGGTCCGCGCGCCAGTGCGCGGTGGCCCAGCCGTCCGAGCCGGTCATCGAGCCGATCCCGACGTTGGCCGAGACGTCCTGCGCGTCGGCCATGACCCCGGCGATGGGACCGCCGGTCGCCTCGGTCACGAGGCGCATCCGCACGTGCGCCGCCGGCGACATCGTCGCGTTCGCGGTGACCGTGCCGGCGACGACCGTCAGCGTCTCGCTACGTGAGTCGAAGTAGTAGTAGCCGTAGCGCCAGCCCTTGCCGGCGTAACGGCCCGAGGAATCCCAGAACGCGACCCGGCTGCCGGCGGCGTTGACGCCCGCGATCGTGTAGTCGCCCGACGCGTTGGTCGACCCCGACCCGGCGATCATCCAGCTGCCGCTCGGGCGCTGCCACACGGTCACCGAGATCCCGGAGATCGGCGCGCCGGTGTGGGTGTCGGTGACGTGACCCTGCACGGTGCCGGTCACCGCCATCGCCGTCGAGGTCGACGCGAGGAGCACGACCGTCGTGACGATCGCGAACGTGATGCGAAGACGTGAGACCCGCATGGCTCGACACCCCCCGGTGACGGTGATCATCCGAGGGAGAAGGTTCCCCGCGAGGGGCGCGGCGACACGAGTGGGTGCAGGGCCGCTGGCGCTATGCCTGCCCGAGCCGCCACAGCGCGTCGATCGGCAACGCCCACATCCCGTCGCCCATCGGCGCCGCGGTCGTGCCCGTGTGTAGCACCATGCCGCGATGGAACCGCCGGCCCACGTTCGCCGCGAACGAGCGGAGGCCCTTGAAGTCGCGCGCGGACGGCGCCGAGGTCGACTTCACTTCGATGCCGACCAACCGCCCCCGCCGGTCCTCGAGGACCCAGTCGACCTCGCCACCGCGGCTGTCCCGATAGTGCATCAGGTCGGCCGACTCGTCTGCCGCGGCGACCTGCTTCATCAGCTCGCCGCCCACGAAGGTCTCGAGCATCGGGCCGAGGCGGTCCGGGTCGTCGAGCAGCCTGGCGGCGTCGAGCCCGACGAGATGCGCGGCGAGGCCGCTGTCGACGAACAGCACCTTGGGGGACTTCATGAGCCGACGCCCCGCGTCGCCCGACCATGACGGGATGAGGCGCACCGTGAAGGTGCGCGTGAACAGCGCGAGGTAGCGGTCGAGCGTGGCACGGGCGATCCCGGTCGAGCGCGCCAGGTCCGCGACGTTGAGCAGCATGCCGCTGCGCGCAGCGAGCAGGCGCAGGAGACGCGGGAGCGCGACTCGCTCGCCGACGGCCGCGAGCTCCCTCACGTCACGCTCGAGCAGCGTGGTCAGGTAGCTCCTCATCCATCCGTCACGCGGCTCGCCTGCGGGCAGCGAGACCGCCTCCGGGAACCCTCCACGGACGACCCGCTCGGCGATACCTCGCCGAGTCTCGGCGCCGGTGAACCTCGCGAGCGGCCCGTCGGCGAACACCGCATCGACGAAGCGCTCCCGCGCACCCTCGATCTCGCCTTGCGACAAGGGCCACAGCGTCACGACGCGCATCCTGCCCACCAATGCGTCCGACAACGCCGGCAGCAGGAGCACGTTCGCGGAACCCGTCAGGGTGAACCGGCCCGGACGGCGGTCCTCATCGACGCTGAGCTTGATGGGGAGCGAGAGCTCGGGCGCACGTTGGATCTCGTCGATCACCACGGGAT includes:
- a CDS encoding PASTA domain-containing protein is translated as LGLLPGADGDKAIVVPGTPGSAARGGAAPASVGATVVVPGVVGLDIAKAGTALRAAGLAIGETIYARAEGKAAGTVLEQSPAGGEVAAAGSAVSVIVVLAEGANPNATSPPAAKKPSAGYTLVPLTPATPAGDSPNAPTAAFTMADTVWFTDVAHWRLVLDAGASTDDGTITTYTWTVSYGTTEETLSGKTVDKTWDGSSGGDVLPVWVRLTVTDDTGLTGTVTKNCDFSD
- a CDS encoding ATP-binding protein; this translates as MLLERNATDEVLQALEWSPVVLIEGPRQAGKSVLVRELVGAVRPAAYVTLDDAVVLASAREDPQGFVFTLADPVVIDEIQRAPELSLPIKLSVDEDRRPGRFTLTGSANVLLLPALSDALVGRMRVVTLWPLSQGEIEGARERFVDAVFADGPLARFTGAETRRGIAERVVRGGFPEAVSLPAGEPRDGWMRSYLTTLLERDVRELAAVGERVALPRLLRLLAARSGMLLNVADLARSTGIARATLDRYLALFTRTFTVRLIPSWSGDAGRRLMKSPKVLFVDSGLAAHLVGLDAARLLDDPDRLGPMLETFVGGELMKQVAAADESADLMHYRDSRGGEVDWVLEDRRGRLVGIEVKSTSAPSARDFKGLRSFAANVGRRFHRGMVLHTGTTAAPMGDGMWALPIDALWRLGQA